The following coding sequences lie in one Notolabrus celidotus isolate fNotCel1 chromosome 6, fNotCel1.pri, whole genome shotgun sequence genomic window:
- the cav2 gene encoding caveolin-2: MGLEKEKLDTSIIMDEDEFNRSIEPILSKKGKVYKAEPDRDPNDINAHLKVGFDDVIAEPMSSHSFDKVWIGSHAVFELVKFIFYRLLSTLLAVPMAFILGVVFGVLSCIHIWVVMPLIQCFLMLLPSVRVVWRSLTDMFLTPLFHSMGKIMSSVQVNTSENY; encoded by the exons ATGGGTTTGGAAAAGGAGAAGCTGGACACCAGCATCATTATGGACGAAGATGAGTTCAACAGATCCATAGAACCGATCCTGTCcaagaaagggaaagtttaCAAAGCGGAGCCGGACCGAGATCCAAACGATATCAACGCGCACTTGAAG GTTGGCTTCGACGATGTCATCGCAGAGCCCATGTCCTCTCACAGCTTCGACAAAGTGTGGATAGGGAGCCACGCAGTCTTCGAGCTGGTTAAATTCATCTTCTACCGGCTGCTGAGCACGCTGCTGGCCGTGCCCATGGCGTTCATCCTCGGGGTGGTGTTCGGGGTGCTCAGCTGCATCCACATCTG GGTGGTGATGCCGCTGATCCAGTGCTTCCTGATGCTCTTACCTTCAGTGCGGGTGGTGTGGAGGAGTCTTACAGACATGTTCTTAACACCGCTCTTCCACAGTATGGGAAAAATCATGTCCTCTGTTCAAGTGAATACCAGCGAGAACTACTAG
- the cav1 gene encoding caveolin-1 produces MTGGLKDGETEEEFLHSPFIRKQGNIYKPNNKDMDNESLNEKTMEDLHTKEIDLVNRDPKHINDDVVKVDFEDVIAEPAGTYSFDGVWKASFTTFTVTKYWCYRLLTALVGIPLALIWGIFFAILSFIHIWAVVPCVKSYLIEIHCVSRVYSICVHTFCDPLFEAMGKCFSSIRIRTTKEV; encoded by the exons ATGACAGGAGGACTCAAGGACGGCGAAACAGAGGAG GAGTTTCTGCACTCGCCGTTCATCCGAAAACAAGGGAACATATACAAACCTAACAACAAAGACATGGACAACGAAAGTCTGAACGAGAAAACGATGGAGGATCTCCACACCAAAGAGATTGACCTGGTGAACCGGGACCCCAAGCACATAAACGACGACGTTGTCAAG GTGGACTTTGAGGATGTCATCGCCGAGCCTGCAGGGACCTACAGCTTTGACGGCGTGTGGAAAGCTAGCTTCACCACCTTCACCGTCACCAAGTACTGGTGCTATCGCCTGCTGACGGCGCTGGTCGGCATCCCCCTGGCTCTGATCTGGGGTATCTTCTTCGCCATCCTGTCCTTCATCCACATCTGGGCCGTGGTGCCGTGCGTCAAGAGCTACCTGATCGAGATCCACTGCGTCAGCCGCGTCTACTCCATCTGCGTGCACACCTTCTGCGACCCGCTGTTCGAGGCCATGGGCAAGTGCTTCAGCAGCATCAGAATCCGCACCACCAAGGAGGTGTAG